GATACGAGCAGTCGCCGGGCCGCACCCGGCCCACGGCGCGCACGCGGTCAAAGCGGGTCAGGCGAAAGCCGTCCAGCTCACCGGGCGCGGGCGTCAGGAAGCGTACATCGTAGGGCGGCGCACCCTCCACCGCCGCCGCCGTGGCCTCCGCACCGACTAAAAACACGCCCGAGCGGGCCAGATCGTCGGCCAGAAAGTCGTAGGCCACCTCGGACAGTCGCCCGGCCTCCTCCATGCTGTCGCCGATCAGCAGGCGGCCTTTGAGGAAGGCGCCCACGGCCAGAATGACCTGACCGGCGTGTAGTTCTGGTCCCTCCCAGGTGGACAGCACGACATCGGCCTCACGCTCGTCCAGTTCGGTCACTGTGCTCTGCAGCAGGTGAATGCCAGCTGTGCCCTCGATCTGCGCCTTGAGCTGGCGGTGAAAGCTCCAGCCGTCAGTATCGGGCGCGAGGCGGTCGCGGATTTCAGCAAAGACACTTCCAGCCGGAAAATCAGCGCCGTCAATCGTCGGCGCGTACAGGTTGCCCAGGTGGTCCAGGGCCTGCGAAACCAGCAGCACGTCCGCGCCCGCCTGGGCCAGCCGCCACGCCAGCTCGGTTCCGGCCAGGCCTGCGCCCACCACCGCCACGTCATACAGGTGTCCCGGCTGCGGCTGGCTGCGGGGGGTATGGGGTCCAAACATCACGGGACGGAGTGTAGCAACTGGGCTGCGGCACCGGCGAGAACACCAATGGCATGACACCCGGCCTCCAGCTACGCCCGCCCCGCGCTACAGTGGCCCCACTATGTCCGAGTCCATCAGCATCAAGCAGACCATCGTGGTCCGGTCCCGCCCAGACGTGCTCTACCGCCTGGCGCTGGAACCGCGCCGCCGCGTCAAATGGGATCCCAATCTGGCCAAAGCAGAGTACGAGGGCGGCGAGAGCCGCCTGACCAACAACGCCCTGGTGCGCTTCAAATTTGCCCGCAAGCTGCTGGGTCTGAGTTTCACGGCCAAATACGGTCAGTTGCAGGCCCCGCAGCGTGGCGGCTGGGAAAGCGTGCGGCATGTGGGGCCGCTGGAAAAACTGACCCAGGGCTGGCAGTTCAAGCCCATGCCGGGCGGCACCGAGGTCACGCTGACCGTGAACGGACGGATCCGCTACAAGTGGATCAGAACGCCCGTGGAGCGCGTCCTGAACAATATGGTGATCACCACCCTGGTGCAGTTGCAACGCACCGTGGACGCCCAGGGCGCGCAGCTGATGGAGGACATGGGCCGCGAGATGCAGGAAAAACAGAAGGCAGAGGCCAAAGCGGCGAAGGAGGCTGCGAAAGCCGCCAAGCGCAAGAAGAAATAGTGGCGGAAGACGGAGAGCCTCTGGCAACCTAGCGAGGTTTCAGATTCGCACTTCGAAAAGGGGTCTGACAGGTGCGAAGCGGACGGCTCTCCTCGTTCTGCGGAAGAGTCGCGTTTCTAGCAGCTGCCGATGGCTGACACTGCTGCCCAAGTGCCGATCAACATAGGTTTTTCGGCAGAGTCCAGCATGGCGTGGCATAGCTTCAAGAGGAAGCTACCGTTCCCGCACTCGCTTCCGTACCAACGCGACCTGATCGGAGGGCATGGGCAGCTGTGCTGGCGAGACATTGTCGGCAATCCCAGTGAACGCGTCTGAAGTCGGCGTCGGCGGCGGGACGAATCATGCCCCACTTTCTCCCTGGCCGTTATTCGCCGTCCACCGAGAGCAATAACACACTCCCCTCTTTGGTGTCGAAGGCCGTCCAGGGTTCATCGCCTGTCACGCGGTAACCCTCTCCAGGGCGCAGGCGCACAAAATTGCTGAGGGGAAGATCGATCACCGCCTCGCCGCTCAAACAGATCAGCCAGCCGGTCACAGAGTCACCGACCACTTTGCCGTTTAAATTAATCACCCGCAGTTCGCCGCCGGGCAGACCCACCCATTGACCCGGCGCACTTTGCCCCAGACGGGTCAGGTGCAGGGCCTGGGGAACGGCAACCTTCTCGCGGGCCATTCCCTTACTCTCCGCGCGCCGCCTGGTTGAGCTTCTTGCTGGCCTGCAGCGCCATGCCCTTGGCCTTTTTCACATCCAGCCCCAGTTCGGGAGCCACGTCATCCACCTTGCGGCCCTGTTCGCGGGTGGCGGTCACGAGCTGCCGTTCCTGCACCGAGAGGACGCCGATGTGTGGCTTGAGCTGCGCCCAGGTGAAGGTGGATTTGGCTGGAGCCTTCGCGGCAGCCTTCTTCGTGGTTTTCGACGCTGGCGTTTTGGTGGCTGTTTTCCTGGCTGGAGCCTTCTTGGCGGCAGTTTTCTTGGCGGTTGTGGGTTTGGCCGCCGCTTTGCGGGGTTTACCTGCTTTGCCTTTCGGCTCCTTGCCGCGCTCCTCCAGAATCTCCAGCGCACGTTCGGCGGTCAGCGTGGTCTCCGATTCCCCCTTGCGGAGGGTGGCGTTGCGCTCGCCGTCGGTCAGGTAGGGGCCGAAGCGCCCGGACTTGAGGACAATATCGGCGCGGCCCTCGTACTTGTAGGTGCTCAGGGGCGGCGCCGGTGTACGGCCCCTGCCGAAGCGCGGCTGCTTGAACAAGGCCTCGGCCTCGGGCAGCGTCACCGTGAACAGTTCCTCGTGGTTGGTC
This sequence is a window from Deinococcus humi. Protein-coding genes within it:
- a CDS encoding FAD-dependent oxidoreductase, producing the protein MFGPHTPRSQPQPGHLYDVAVVGAGLAGTELAWRLAQAGADVLLVSQALDHLGNLYAPTIDGADFPAGSVFAEIRDRLAPDTDGWSFHRQLKAQIEGTAGIHLLQSTVTELDEREADVVLSTWEGPELHAGQVILAVGAFLKGRLLIGDSMEEAGRLSEVAYDFLADDLARSGVFLVGAEATAAAVEGAPPYDVRFLTPAPGELDGFRLTRFDRVRAVGRVRPGDCSYHSVLQDAARLAAELLDMGVVIP
- a CDS encoding SRPBCC family protein, which encodes MSESISIKQTIVVRSRPDVLYRLALEPRRRVKWDPNLAKAEYEGGESRLTNNALVRFKFARKLLGLSFTAKYGQLQAPQRGGWESVRHVGPLEKLTQGWQFKPMPGGTEVTLTVNGRIRYKWIRTPVERVLNNMVITTLVQLQRTVDAQGAQLMEDMGREMQEKQKAEAKAAKEAAKAAKRKKK